In the Daphnia pulicaria isolate SC F1-1A chromosome 2, SC_F0-13Bv2, whole genome shotgun sequence genome, one interval contains:
- the LOC124327779 gene encoding ionotropic receptor 21a-like yields MNFLENNYLDYLDGAQLNYLRCSLVGMQCDFLIQDLVPTFQRNKVVDLTTYWIYGDLAFLIPASDETANIGAVVKPFQWPVWLGLGLSIAFVIAVLNLIQRYPEYAIETIVRQNEKTNQTGGRLRVTKWQTGKQYLFVFGNLLSQGGFCPSKWLPYRLVTGVWTLAAFFFVQAYTSTLITYVVTPVHQPLITSAYDIAERSEIQLFVRKAGTPDAIISNKNNTGLNLKLLERLNSNPNSRCTFASDCINMVIPGSRNVFVDASIYLQDAIRDGFQKTGKCNLQIAKGTFMPVFSTFALPKNSPHTKSIDQGLLELQQTGMIDYWDLWFRPMPPQCTGNVHSGKQMPKNKLKPLSLKNLTGAFLVIAVGFGLSLLAFLGEKIISLRESRRKHKQTSTGKQ; encoded by the exons ATGAATTTCCTCGAAAATAACTACCTGGACTACCTGGATGGGGCACAACTTAATTATCTCCGTTGCAGCCTCGTTGGCATG CAATGCGATTTTTTAATCCAAGACTTGGTGCCGACATTCCAGCGCAATAAAGTCGTCGATCTCACAACATACTGGATTTATGGGGATTTAGCTTTCCTCATTCCCGCCTCTGATGAAACGGCCAACATAGGCGCTGTCGTTAAACCCTTTCAATGGCCG GTTTGGTTGGGACTTGGCCTATCGATTGCATTCGTTATCGCGGTTTTGAATTTAATCCAGCGCTACCCGGAATATGCAATTGAAACTATTGTTCGACAAAACGAAAAGACGAATCAGACTGGTGGTCGACTTCGCGTCACGAAATGGCAAACTGGAAAACAAtatctcttcgtcttcggcaATTTGCTCTCACAAG GTGGTTTTTGCCCATCAAAATGGCTACCCTACCGACTAGTCACTGGGGTTTGGACCCTGGCcgctttcttcttcgtccagGCCTACACGTCGACTCTCATCACCTACGTAGTGACACCAGTACACCAACCGCTAATTACTTCTGCCTACGACATAGCTGAAAGAAGCGAAATCCAGTTATTCGTCAGAAAAGCAGGGACTCCAGATGCCATCATTTCG aacaaaaacaacacgGGCCTGAACCTGAAACTACTAGAGAGACTCAACTCTAACCCAAATTCACGATGCACTTTCGCGTCGGACTGTATAAATATGGTTATCCCGGGATCAAGAAACGTCTTCGTCGat GCAAGTATTTACCTCCAAGACGCAATAAGAGACGGTTTTCAAAAGACTGGGAAATGTAACTTGCAAATAGCGAAAGGTACATTCATGCCAGTGTTTTCAACATTTGCCCTGCCGAAAAACAGTCCCCACACCAAATCTATTGACCAAGG ACTATTGGAATTGCAACAAACTGGGATGATTGACTACTGGGACCTGTGGTTTCGTCCCATGCCCCCTCAATGTACGGGAAATGTCCACAGTGGGAAACAAATGCCGAAAAATAAACTGAAGCCTCTCTCCTTAAAAAACTTGACCGGCGCATTTCTGGTCATTGCCGTTGGATTCGGCCTTTCGCTTTTAGCATTTCTCGgtgaaaaaatcatttctttacGTGAAAGTCGCCGTAAGCACAAGCAAACGAGCACGGGCAAACAGTAA
- the LOC124326602 gene encoding uncharacterized protein LOC124326602 encodes MGDKMLRRLAVANMFEGCVVVLLQLAVLITLHDWVDFICIGFWGGVLMGMTGMWTLQRRPKRMITTAALSMLAGLCMVGFYSWQVSTVDCESIISPTADPNARKSSNWESDPDLCSWRLASDVLFIILGCLAIGNNIFLAARASTLIGDRRGSH; translated from the exons ATGGGCGATAAAATGCTTCGTCGTTTGGCGGTCGCCAACATGTTCGAGGGCTGCGTTGTCGTTTTATTGcag TTGGCAGTGCTGATAACCCTTCACGACTGGGTCGATTTCATTTGCATCGGTTTCTGGGGTGGAGTCCTGATGGGTATGACCGGCATGTGGACACTGCAGAGAAGACCCAAGCGAATGATCACCACAGCAGCTCTGTCCATGCTGGCTGGATTGTGCATGGTGGGTTTCTATTCGTGGCAAGTGTCCACCGTTGATTGCGAGAGCATAATCAGTCCGACCGCCGATCCAAACGCCCGCAAGAGCAGCAACTGGGAATCTGACCCCGATCTCT GCAGTTGGCGACTGGCATCCGACGTCCTGTTCATCATCCTGGGATGTTTGGCCATCGGCAACAACATTTTCCTGGCGGCTAGAGCTTCGACCCTAATCGGAGATAGGCGTGGCTCTCACTAA
- the LOC124326463 gene encoding uncharacterized protein LOC124326463: MAGDKILRHLAIATMLEGCILVLMQLAVLITLHDWVDWICIGFWGGGLMIMAGMWALQRSQKKMITTSALAMIGGLCLVGFYSWHVSTVDCSEIDDRNQNQSRKSQWEGDSDLCDWRLASDIMFIILGLVAIGINMFMAVRGSTLAGAHSRRSSNSSHSGHHHNHHPPAPVVHPVPVVHHHTTYVTPEATYSIPYNPHQQQQQQVMPAGYPHPQQQPALYPVYPSQHQNPHQPAYNPGYPAPGAPPYYKD, from the exons ATGGCAGGCGACAAAATTCTTCGCCATCTGGCCATTGCCACCATGTTAGAGGGTTGTATTCTCGTGTTAATGCAG TTGGCTGTTCTTATTACTCTGCACGACTGGGTCGATTGGATTTGCATCGGCTTCTGGGGTGGTGGTCTGATGATCATGGCCGGCATGTGGGCTCTTCAAAGAAG tcaaaagaaaatgattacaACATCAGCTCTAGCCATGATCGGCGGACTTTGCCTGGTGGGATTTTATTCGTGGCACGTCTCCACTGTCGATTGTAGCGAAATCGATGACAGAAACCAAAATCAATCGAGGAAAAGCCAATGGGAAGGAGATTCCGATCTAT GTGACTGGCGATTGGCTTCCGACATCATGTTCATCATTTTAGGATTGGTGGCCATCGGAATCAACATGTTCATGGCGGTTAGAGGCTCGACATTGGCCGGTGCTCATTCCAGACGCAGTTCTAATTCATCGCATTCCGGCCACCATCATAATCACCACCCTCCTGCTCCGGTGGTTCATCCGGTTCCTGTTGTCCATCACCACACGACTTACGTGACTCCCGAAGCCACTTATTCCATCCCTTATAAcccccatcagcagcagcagcaacaggtgATGCCCGCAGGCTACCCTCAtcctcagcagcagccagcgctTTATCCGGTTTATCCGTCCCAACACCAGAATCCCCATCAACCGGCTTACAATCCAGGATATCCGGCGCCGGGAGCACCTCCTTATTACAAGGATTAG
- the LOC124326453 gene encoding uncharacterized protein LOC124326453 isoform X2, which yields MAPLSKKQMKKWLAVAGLNIILGAIVAIVQVVTLAKLYEWVDWICLGLWCGVFMISAGTLTIRRHFRLIASTVCAMLTGLGLIIFYAWNLGVYNNFSYSYYGNDGFNITTGPEAYCYYYGYNDQLCDWRMASDIIFIVCGSLALIVNLLLTMNAEAIVIVQPIVRYPVNNVYGTTNTTYMATSNQHPAANQQTVNQVPVVTYPSNNTNKGVEHGYQTSPPGYPPVNNNQQQQQQPV from the exons ATGGCCCCCCTCAGCAAAAAGCAAATGAAGAAATGGTTGGCGGTGGCCGGTTTGAACATCATTCTTGGCGCAATCGTCGCAATTGTCCAG GTGGTCACTTTGGCTAAGCTTTACGAGTGGGTCGACTGGATCTGCCTTGGCCTCTGGTGCGGAGTTTTCATGATATCGGCCGGCACTCTCACCATCCGAAGACA TTTCAGGTTGATTGCCAGTACTGTTTGCGCCATGCTGACTGGACTGGGATTAATCATCTTCTACGCCTGGAACCTCGGCGTCTATAATAATTTCAGTTACAGTTATTATGGCAATGATGGGTTCAACATCACCACTGGTCCGGAGGCCTACTGCTACTATTACGGTTATAACGATCAATTAT GTGATTGGCGGATGGCGTCCGACATTATTTTCATCGTTTGCGGGAGCTTGGCCTTGATTGTCAACCTGCTCTTGACGATGAACGCAGAG GCGATCGTCATTGTCCAGCCGATTGTCCGTTACCCAGTCAACAACGTCTACGGCACGACCAACACGACGTACATGGCGACCAGCAACCAGCACCCAGCCGCCAACCAGCAGACCGTCAACCAGGTGCCGGTCGTGACTTATCCATCCAACAACACGAACAAAGGCGTCGAACACGGCTACCAGACGTCGCCGCCCGGCTATCCGCCCGTGAATAataaccaacagcagcagcagcagccggtgtAG
- the LOC124326453 gene encoding uncharacterized protein LOC124326453 isoform X1 gives MAPLSKKQMKKWLAVAGLNIILGAIVAIVQVVTLAKLYEWVDWICLGLWCGVFMISAGTLTIRRHFRLIASTVCAMLTGLGLIIFYAWNLGVYNNFSYSYYGNDGFNITTGPEAYCYYYGYNDQLCDWRMASDIIFIVCGSLALIVNLLLTMNAEAIVIFPPDIRYPVNHVNAYPMSTTNTTYVVTSNQHPTAYYPTANQQTVYQVPVVTYPFNNTNNGVVYQQTSPPGYPPVNNQQQQPVYYTQSNPPAYSATANN, from the exons ATGGCCCCCCTCAGCAAAAAGCAAATGAAGAAATGGTTGGCGGTGGCCGGTTTGAACATCATTCTTGGCGCAATCGTCGCAATTGTCCAG GTGGTCACTTTGGCTAAGCTTTACGAGTGGGTCGACTGGATCTGCCTTGGCCTCTGGTGCGGAGTTTTCATGATATCGGCCGGCACTCTCACCATCCGAAGACA TTTCAGGTTGATTGCCAGTACTGTTTGCGCCATGCTGACTGGACTGGGATTAATCATCTTCTACGCCTGGAACCTCGGCGTCTATAATAATTTCAGTTACAGTTATTATGGCAATGATGGGTTCAACATCACCACTGGTCCGGAGGCCTACTGCTACTATTACGGTTATAACGATCAATTAT GTGATTGGCGGATGGCGTCCGACATTATTTTCATCGTTTGCGGGAGCTTGGCCTTGATTGTCAACCTGCTCTTGACGATGAACGCAGAGGCGATTGTCATTTTCCCTCCCGATATCCGTTACCCGGTCAACCACGTCAACGCCTACCCGATGAGCACGACCAACACGACGTACGTGGTGACCAGCAACCAGCACCCAACCGCCTATTACCCAACAGCCAACCAGCAGACCGTCTACCAGGTGCCGGTCGTGACTTATCCATTCAACAACACGAACAATGGCGTCGTCTACCAGCAGACGTCGCCACCCGGCTATCCACCCGTGaacaaccaacagcagcagccggtgtACTACACTCAAAGCAATCCGCCAGCTTACAGCGCCACCGCCAATAACTAA
- the LOC124326453 gene encoding uncharacterized protein LOC124326453 isoform X3: MAPLSEQEMKKWRAVAGLDIILGAIVAIVQLATWLTLGHELVDWIIFGFWAGLFMICAGTHTIRRNPKLFSNSICALLSGLALIILYAWNLGVYNNQEGYYYYCISYGYYDTYTQMCHWRMASDIIFIVCGCLAMMINLVLSMNAKAIVIVQPIVRYPVNNVYGTTNTTYMATSNQHPAANQQTVNQVPVVTYPSNNTNKGVEHGYQTSPPGYPPVNNNQQQQQQPV; this comes from the exons ATGGCCCCCCTTAGCGAAcaggaaatgaagaaatggCGGGCGGTGGCCGGTTTGGACATCATTCTCGGGGCAATCGTCGCGATTGTCCAG TTAGCGACTTGGTTGACGCTCGGCCACGAGTTGGTCGACTGGATCATCTTTGGCTTCTGGGCTGGACTTTTCATGATATGTGCCGGCACTCACACCATCCGAAGAAA TCCCAAGTTGTTTTCCAATTCTATTTGCGCTTTGCTGAGTGGACTGGCACTAATCATCTTATACGCCTGGAACCTCGGCGTCTATAATAATCAAGAGGGTTATTACTACTACTGCATCTCTTACGGTTATTACGACACTTACACACAGATGT GTCATTGGCGGATGGCGTCCGACATCATTTTCATCGTTTGCGGCTGCCTGGCCATGATGATCAACTTGGTCTTGTCGATGAACGCAAAGGCGATCGTCATTGTCCAGCCGATTGTCCGTTACCCAGTCAACAACGTCTACGGCACGACCAACACGACGTACATGGCGACCAGCAACCAGCACCCAGCCGCCAACCAGCAGACCGTCAACCAGGTGCCGGTCGTGACTTATCCATCCAACAACACGAACAAAGGCGTCGAACACGGCTACCAGACGTCGCCGCCCGGCTATCCGCCCGTGAATAataaccaacagcagcagcagcagccggtgtAG
- the LOC124326492 gene encoding uncharacterized protein LOC124326492, which produces MAPLSEQEMKKWRAVAGLNIILGSIVANVQVATLISLHELVGWISIGIWGGVFMISAGTLTIRRNPRLKSISICALLSGVALSIFYTWNLSANYSGSDCYYADDSLCDWRLAADIIFIVCGCLAWIVNLLLTMNAKAIVIVQPIVRYPVNNVYPISTTNTTYIATRTQHPAGYQQTVYHQEPVVTDPSNNTNNGVIYQTSPPGYPPVNNNQQQQQPVYYIHTSNPPAYSATTNVY; this is translated from the exons ATGGCCCCCCTCAGCGAAcaggaaatgaagaaatggCGGGCGGTGGCCGGTTTGAACATCATTCTCGGCTCAATCGTCGCCAATGTCCAG GTGGCCACTTTGATTTCGCTTCACGAGTTGGTCGGCTGGATCAGCATTGGCATCTGGGGCGGAGTTTTCATGATATCGGCCGGCACTCTCACCATCCGAAGAAA TCCCAGGTTGAAGTCCATATCTATTTGCGCTTTGCTGAGTGGAGTGGCATTGAGCATCTTCTACACATGGAACCTCAGCGCTAATTATTCCGGGTCTGACTGCTATTACGCCGACGACAGTTTGT GTGATTGGCGGTTGGCGGCCGACATTATTTTCATCGTTTGCGGCTGCCTGGCCTGGATTGTCAACCTGCTCTTGACCATGAACGCAAAGGCGATCGTCATTGTCCAGCCGATTGTCCGTTACCCAGTCAATAACGTCTACCCGATCAGCACGACCAACACGACGTACATAGCGACCAGGACCCAGCACCCAGCCGGCTACCAGCAGACCGTCTACCATCAGGAGCCGGTTGTGACTGATCCATCCAACAACACGAACAATGGCGTCATCTACCAGACGTCGCCGCCCGGCTATCCGCCCGTGAATAAtaaccaacagcaacagcaaccggTGTACTACATTCACACCAGCAATCCGCCAGCTTACAGCGCCACCACTAACGTTTACTAG
- the LOC124326479 gene encoding uncharacterized protein LOC124326479 isoform X2: MAPLSEQDMKKWRAVAGLNVILGSIVAIVQVATLISLYEWVDWIGIGIWGGCFMISAGTLTIRRNPRLISMSICALLSGLALIIFYAWNLGVYNNQEGYYYNYCYSYGYYDDSLCDWRMASDIIFIVCGSLALIVNLLLTMNAEAIVIVRPIVRYPVNHVYPISTNNTTYMVTSNQHPAAYQQTIYQVPVVTYPFNNTNNGVIYQTTSPPGYPPVNNNQQQEQPVYIQNNPPAYSATTNVY; the protein is encoded by the exons ATGGCCCCCCTCAGCGAACAGGACATGAAGAAATGGCGAGCGGTGGCCGGTTTGAACGTCATTCTTGGCTCAATCGTCGCAATTGTTCAG GTGGCCACTTTGATTTCGCTTTACGAGTGGGTCGACTGGATCGGCATCGGCATCTGGGGCGGATGTTTCATGATATCGGCCGGCACTCTCACCATCCGAAGAAA TCCCAGGTTGATTTCCATGTCTATTTGCGCTTTGCTGAGTGGACTGGCGTTAATCATCTTCTACGCCTGGAACCTCGGCGTCTATAATAATCAAGAGGGTTATTACTACAACTACTGCTACTCTTACGGTTATTACGACGACAGTTTGT GTGATTGGCGGATGGCGTCCGACATTATTTTCATCGTTTGCGGGAGCTTGGCCTTGATTGTCAACCTGCTCTTGACTATGAACGCAGAGGCGATCGTCATTGTCCGGCCGATTGTCCGTTACCCAGTCAACCACGTCTACCCGATCAGCACGAACAACACGACGTACATGGTGACCAGCAACCAGCACCCAGCCGCCTACCAGCAGACCATCTACCAGGTGCCGGTCGTGACTTATCCATTCAACAACACGAACAATGGCGTCATCTACCAGACGACGTCGCCGCCCGGCTATCCGCCCGTGAATAATAACCAACAGCAGGAGCAGCCGGTCTACATTCAAAACAATCCGCCAGCTTACAGCGCCACCACTAACGTTTACTAG